The following coding sequences lie in one Pseudomonas syringae CC1557 genomic window:
- a CDS encoding DUF721 domain-containing protein: MAFRPLNARPPAVLLREAKPLKAIFRHAERLSHLQRLLESQLQPAAREHCHVASWREGTLLLIVTDGHWATRLRYQQKRLHRQLIAFDDFVNLTRIVFKVQPPEAPRGAATHTIDLSTVAAENIQATAEGITDPRLRAALERLASHARDRK, from the coding sequence ATGGCCTTTCGTCCCCTCAATGCCCGCCCCCCTGCGGTTCTGCTGCGCGAAGCCAAGCCCCTGAAGGCTATTTTTCGCCATGCCGAACGCCTGAGCCACCTGCAACGCTTGCTCGAAAGCCAGTTGCAACCGGCAGCGCGCGAGCACTGCCATGTGGCCTCATGGCGCGAGGGCACGCTGTTGCTGATCGTGACCGACGGCCACTGGGCCACGCGCCTGCGTTATCAACAAAAGCGCCTGCATCGACAACTGATCGCCTTTGACGACTTCGTCAACCTGACCAGAATCGTCTTCAAGGTCCAGCCGCCCGAAGCGCCTCGCGGGGCCGCGACCCACACCATCGACCTGTCGACCGTCGCCGCCGAAAACATCCAGGCCACTGCCGAGGGCATCACCGACCCCAGGCTGCGCGCCGCACTGGAGCGACTCGCCAGCCATGCCCGGGACAGGAAATAA
- a CDS encoding sensor histidine kinase, with product MPLRQRLENLPVGQKLLAALLVLMTTVLLVANLTFISAAYYISQEAMAPQALQTIGRLISSANLNERALYSPNEARALLKELRSYGPLRAAAVYDNNGERLEQMHQGESLELPKHFKDLDSWRLTEFRSTQVITVPKGNEPPGHLLLVASSELPPAFYTGTLTASLGILVFSVLLWLVVARQIRRLITEPIYQLEELSRRVTREENYALRAEPGNEDEIGSLAEAFNTMLSRIEAREQQLKRARDDSQEAYDQAQGLAEETRHTNRKLELEVQVRSKIEKKLTGFQNYLNSIIDSMPSAMIALDEQLYVTQWNQEATALSGTTLDEALNQPIFLAFEPMRSFLPQIKHTVERHSVTKIERVTWIKNDEARHYALTFYPLTGDAGRGVVIRIDDITQRISLEEMMVQSEKMLSVGGLAAGMAHEINNPLGAILHNVQNIRRRLSPELPKNIEQAEADGIDLAVVNQYLENREVPKLLDGIQQAGARAAKIVSHMLNFSRLSSRQLSPCDLPALIDQAVEIASNDFDLTIGFDFKGQHIIRQFDPELGPVPCISNELEQVLLNLLKNAAQAIHQRPDSAEPGRIILRTRLNPPWAEIQVEDNGIGMSESVRKRTFEPFFTTKEIGQGTGLGLSVSYFIITNNHKGQMEVQSSLGMGTCFTLRLPLVANQVSVQQQVISKS from the coding sequence ATGCCCTTGCGCCAACGCCTGGAAAACCTGCCGGTAGGCCAGAAACTGCTGGCCGCCCTGCTGGTCCTGATGACCACCGTGCTGCTGGTCGCCAACCTGACCTTCATCAGCGCGGCCTATTACATCTCTCAGGAAGCCATGGCCCCGCAGGCCCTGCAAACCATCGGCCGCCTGATCAGCAGCGCCAACCTCAACGAGCGAGCCTTGTACTCGCCGAACGAGGCGCGTGCCCTGCTCAAGGAACTGAGAAGCTACGGGCCGTTACGTGCAGCCGCCGTGTATGACAACAACGGCGAGCGGCTCGAACAGATGCATCAGGGCGAAAGCCTTGAGCTGCCCAAGCATTTCAAGGACCTGGACAGCTGGCGCCTGACGGAATTTCGCAGCACTCAGGTCATTACCGTGCCAAAAGGCAATGAACCGCCAGGGCATCTGTTACTGGTCGCCAGCAGCGAGCTGCCGCCTGCGTTCTACACGGGCACGCTGACCGCCAGCCTGGGCATTCTGGTGTTCAGTGTGCTGCTCTGGCTGGTGGTCGCACGGCAGATCCGGCGCTTGATCACCGAGCCTATCTATCAACTGGAAGAACTGTCCCGGCGGGTGACCCGCGAAGAGAACTACGCCCTGCGCGCCGAGCCTGGCAATGAAGATGAAATCGGTAGCCTGGCCGAAGCATTCAACACCATGCTGTCGCGTATCGAGGCCCGCGAGCAGCAACTCAAGCGCGCCCGGGACGACTCTCAGGAAGCCTACGATCAAGCCCAGGGGCTGGCCGAGGAAACACGCCACACCAACCGCAAGCTGGAGCTGGAGGTTCAGGTACGCAGCAAGATCGAGAAGAAGCTCACCGGCTTTCAGAACTACCTCAACAGCATCATCGATTCGATGCCTTCGGCAATGATCGCGCTGGACGAGCAGCTCTACGTGACGCAGTGGAATCAGGAGGCTACCGCGCTGTCCGGGACGACGCTGGACGAAGCACTGAATCAGCCGATCTTCCTCGCCTTCGAACCGATGCGCTCGTTCCTGCCGCAGATCAAACACACTGTCGAGCGGCACAGTGTGACCAAGATCGAGCGCGTGACCTGGATCAAGAACGACGAGGCGCGCCATTACGCATTGACGTTCTACCCGCTGACCGGCGATGCCGGGCGTGGTGTGGTGATCCGCATCGACGACATCACCCAGCGTATTTCGCTGGAAGAAATGATGGTGCAGTCGGAGAAGATGTTGTCTGTCGGCGGCCTGGCAGCGGGTATGGCACATGAGATCAATAATCCGCTGGGGGCGATTCTGCATAACGTGCAGAACATCCGTCGGCGCCTGTCCCCGGAACTGCCAAAGAACATCGAACAAGCCGAAGCCGACGGCATTGATCTGGCGGTGGTCAATCAGTATCTGGAGAACCGCGAGGTTCCAAAGCTGCTGGATGGCATTCAGCAGGCAGGCGCCAGGGCGGCGAAGATTGTCAGCCACATGCTCAATTTCAGCCGCCTGAGCAGCCGCCAGTTGTCGCCCTGCGATCTGCCCGCGTTGATCGATCAGGCGGTGGAAATCGCCAGTAACGACTTCGACCTGACCATCGGTTTCGACTTCAAGGGCCAGCACATCATTCGCCAGTTCGACCCGGAGCTGGGCCCGGTGCCGTGCATCTCCAACGAACTGGAGCAGGTCCTCCTGAATCTGCTGAAAAACGCAGCGCAGGCCATTCATCAACGGCCTGACAGCGCTGAACCAGGGCGCATCATTCTGCGCACTCGCCTTAATCCGCCGTGGGCCGAAATTCAGGTAGAAGACAACGGCATCGGCATGTCGGAAAGCGTGCGCAAACGTACCTTCGAGCCTTTCTTTACCACCAAGGAAATTGGCCAGGGCACTGGACTGGGGCTTTCGGTGTCGTACTTCATCATCACCAATAACCATAAAGGCCAGATGGAGGTGCAATCCTCCCTCGGCATGGGAACCTGCTTCACGCTGCGTTTGCCTCTGGTCGCCAATCAGGTAAGTGTGCAGCAGCAGGTTATTTCTAAATCCTGA
- a CDS encoding YajQ family cyclic di-GMP-binding protein, whose translation MPSFDVVSELDKHEVTNAVDNAIKELDRRYDLKGKGTFEFKELTITLTAEADFQLEAMIEILKLALVKRKIDAKCLEVKDAYASGKLMKQEATLREGIDKELAKKIVAHIKEAKLKVQAAIQGEQVRVTGKKRDDLQEAIAALRAYDADMPLQFNNFRD comes from the coding sequence ATGCCCTCGTTCGACGTAGTGTCCGAATTGGATAAACACGAAGTCACGAATGCCGTCGACAACGCCATCAAAGAGCTGGACCGTCGCTACGACCTCAAAGGCAAAGGCACGTTCGAGTTCAAGGAACTGACCATCACGCTGACCGCTGAAGCAGACTTTCAGCTGGAAGCCATGATCGAGATCCTCAAGCTGGCGCTGGTCAAGCGCAAGATCGACGCCAAGTGCCTGGAAGTCAAAGATGCGTATGCGTCCGGCAAGCTGATGAAGCAGGAAGCCACGCTGCGCGAAGGCATCGACAAGGAGCTGGCGAAGAAAATCGTCGCCCACATCAAGGAAGCCAAACTCAAGGTTCAGGCCGCCATTCAGGGCGAGCAGGTTCGCGTGACCGGCAAGAAGCGTGACGACTTGCAAGAAGCCATCGCGGCACTGCGCGCCTACGATGCGGACATGCCGCTGCAATTCAACAACTTCCGTGACTGA
- a CDS encoding cob(I)yrinic acid a,c-diamide adenosyltransferase, giving the protein MGFRLSKIYTRTGDTGETGLGDGRRVSKDHPRVEAIGEVDTLNSQLGLLLAGLIDEAQRVPALNEVIEVLAPCQHRLFDLGGELAMPSYKALNSAEVERLEAAIDVWNDELGPLENFILPGGSSLIAQAHICRSLARSAERRCQHLNAVEPLEGAGLAYINRLSDLLFVAARLIARRQGIAEILWQPAPKPV; this is encoded by the coding sequence ATGGGCTTTCGTTTGTCGAAGATTTACACACGCACTGGCGACACCGGAGAAACCGGGCTGGGTGACGGCCGCCGTGTCTCCAAGGATCACCCGCGCGTCGAGGCCATTGGTGAGGTCGATACGCTGAACAGCCAGCTGGGGCTGTTGCTGGCGGGGTTGATTGACGAGGCTCAGCGCGTTCCGGCGCTCAATGAAGTGATTGAGGTGCTTGCGCCCTGCCAGCATCGGTTGTTTGATCTGGGTGGCGAATTGGCGATGCCGAGCTACAAGGCGCTGAACAGCGCCGAGGTCGAGCGGCTGGAAGCGGCGATTGATGTCTGGAATGACGAGCTGGGGCCGCTGGAAAACTTCATCCTGCCGGGCGGCTCCTCGCTGATCGCCCAAGCGCACATCTGCCGCAGCCTGGCGCGTAGCGCCGAACGCCGCTGCCAGCACCTGAACGCAGTAGAACCGCTGGAAGGCGCAGGGCTGGCGTACATCAACAGGCTGTCGGACCTGCTGTTTGTCGCCGCCCGATTGATCGCCAGAAGACAGGGCATTGCCGAGATACTCTGGCAGCCCGCGCCCAAGCCGGTTTAA
- the secA gene encoding preprotein translocase subunit SecA, with protein MFAPLLKKLFGSKNEREVKRMLKTVQIVNAFEEQMVALSDEQLRAKTEEFKARIAKGETLDQLLPEAFAVAREAGKRVMGMRHFDVQLIGGMTLHEGQIAEMRTGEGKTLVGTLAVYLNALSGKGVHVVTVNDYLARRDANWMRPLYEFLGLTVGIVTPFQPPEEKRAAYAADITYGTNNEYGFDYLRDNMAFSMDDKFQRELNFAVIDEVDSILIDEARTPLIISGQAEDSSKLYTEINRLIPKLEQHIEEVEGEVTKPGHFTVDEKTRQVELNEAGHQFIEEMLTEVGLLAEGESLYSAHNLGLLTHVYAGLRAHKLFNRNIEYIVSDGQVLLVDEHTGRTMPGRRLSEGLHQAIEAKEGLNIQAESQTLASTTFQNYFRLYNKLSGMTGTADTEAFEFHQIYNLAVMVIPPNKALARKDFNDLVYLTAEEKYAAIVTDIKACMAENRPVLVGTATIETSEHMSNLLTKEGIEHKVLNAKFHEKEAEIIAQAGRPGALTIATNMAGRGTDILLGGNWEVEVANLEDPTPEQIAQIKADWQKRHQQVIEAGGLHVIASERHESRRIDNQLRGRAGRQGDAGSSRFYLSLEDSLMRIFASDRVKNFMKALGMQSGEAIEHRMVTNAIEKAQRKVEGRNFDIRKQLLEYDDVANEQRKVIYHMRNTLLAADNIGETIADFREEVLNTLISQHIPPQSLPEQWNVSGLEAALNTDFAVQLPIQQWLDEDDRLHEDSLREKIMAQLLVSYNEKEDQASAEALRSFEKQILLRVLDDLWKDHLSTMDHLRHGIHLRGYAQKNPKQEYKRESFTLFQELLDSIKRDTIRVLSHVQVRREDPEEEETRLRREAEELASRMQFEHAPAPGIDQPLLDEEGGEVPVAVASEPVRNDQKLGRNELCWCGSGKKFKHCHGQIN; from the coding sequence ATGTTTGCGCCTTTGTTGAAAAAACTTTTTGGAAGCAAGAACGAGCGTGAAGTCAAACGCATGCTCAAGACGGTACAGATCGTCAATGCCTTCGAAGAGCAAATGGTGGCCCTTTCGGACGAGCAATTGCGCGCCAAGACCGAAGAGTTCAAGGCCCGCATAGCCAAAGGCGAGACCCTCGATCAATTGCTGCCTGAAGCCTTTGCCGTCGCTCGTGAAGCGGGCAAGCGTGTCATGGGCATGCGCCACTTCGACGTTCAGTTGATCGGCGGCATGACCCTGCACGAAGGTCAGATCGCGGAAATGCGTACCGGTGAAGGTAAAACCCTCGTCGGTACTCTCGCTGTGTACCTCAATGCATTGTCCGGCAAGGGCGTTCACGTAGTTACCGTGAACGACTACCTCGCTCGCCGCGATGCCAACTGGATGCGCCCGCTGTACGAATTCCTCGGTCTGACCGTAGGCATCGTCACGCCATTCCAGCCACCGGAAGAGAAGCGCGCCGCATACGCTGCCGACATCACTTACGGCACCAACAACGAATACGGTTTCGACTACCTGCGCGACAACATGGCGTTCAGCATGGACGACAAGTTCCAGCGTGAACTCAACTTCGCCGTGATCGACGAAGTCGACTCGATTCTGATCGACGAAGCGCGTACGCCGCTGATCATTTCCGGTCAGGCCGAAGACAGCTCCAAGCTGTACACCGAAATCAACCGCCTGATCCCCAAGCTCGAGCAGCACATCGAGGAAGTCGAAGGCGAAGTCACCAAGCCGGGCCATTTCACCGTTGACGAGAAGACGCGTCAGGTCGAGCTGAACGAAGCCGGTCACCAGTTCATTGAAGAAATGCTCACCGAAGTCGGCCTGCTGGCCGAGGGCGAGAGCCTGTACTCGGCGCACAACCTTGGCCTGCTGACCCACGTCTATGCCGGTCTGCGTGCGCACAAACTGTTCAATCGCAACATCGAATACATCGTTTCGGACGGTCAGGTTCTGCTGGTCGATGAGCACACCGGTCGTACCATGCCGGGTCGTCGCCTCTCGGAAGGTCTGCACCAGGCCATCGAAGCGAAGGAAGGTCTGAACATCCAGGCTGAAAGCCAGACGCTGGCTTCGACCACGTTCCAGAACTACTTCCGTCTCTACAACAAGCTGTCCGGCATGACCGGTACAGCCGATACCGAAGCGTTCGAATTCCACCAGATCTACAATTTGGCCGTGATGGTCATTCCGCCGAACAAGGCACTGGCGCGCAAGGACTTCAACGACCTCGTCTATCTGACGGCGGAAGAGAAGTACGCGGCCATCGTGACCGACATCAAGGCCTGCATGGCGGAAAACCGCCCGGTGCTGGTCGGTACGGCGACCATCGAAACGTCCGAGCACATGTCCAATCTGCTCACCAAGGAAGGTATCGAGCACAAGGTTCTGAACGCCAAGTTCCACGAAAAAGAAGCAGAAATCATCGCACAGGCCGGTCGTCCGGGTGCGCTCACCATCGCCACCAACATGGCCGGTCGTGGTACTGACATTCTGCTGGGCGGCAACTGGGAAGTCGAAGTTGCCAACCTGGAAGACCCGACCCCGGAGCAGATCGCACAGATCAAGGCTGACTGGCAGAAACGCCATCAGCAAGTGATCGAAGCCGGTGGTCTGCACGTGATTGCCTCCGAGCGTCACGAATCGCGTCGTATCGACAACCAGTTGCGCGGCCGTGCCGGTCGTCAGGGTGACGCCGGTTCCAGCCGTTTCTACCTGTCGCTTGAAGACAGCCTGATGCGCATCTTCGCCTCTGACCGGGTGAAGAATTTCATGAAGGCCCTGGGCATGCAGTCCGGTGAAGCCATCGAACACCGTATGGTGACCAATGCCATCGAGAAAGCGCAGCGCAAAGTGGAAGGTCGTAACTTCGACATCCGTAAGCAACTGCTTGAGTACGATGACGTTGCCAACGAACAGCGCAAAGTGATTTATCACATGCGTAACACGCTGCTGGCCGCCGACAACATTGGCGAAACCATCGCCGACTTCCGTGAAGAAGTGCTCAATACGCTTATCAGCCAGCACATTCCGCCGCAGTCCCTGCCTGAGCAGTGGAATGTCTCTGGTCTGGAAGCTGCGCTGAATACCGACTTCGCTGTGCAACTGCCGATTCAACAGTGGCTCGATGAGGATGATCGTCTTCACGAAGACAGCCTGCGCGAGAAAATCATGGCGCAGCTGCTGGTGTCGTACAACGAGAAGGAAGATCAGGCCAGCGCCGAAGCGCTGCGCTCCTTCGAGAAGCAGATCCTCCTGCGTGTGCTGGACGATCTGTGGAAAGATCACCTGTCGACCATGGACCACCTGCGTCACGGCATTCACCTGCGCGGTTACGCTCAGAAGAACCCGAAGCAGGAATACAAGCGCGAGTCGTTCACCCTGTTCCAGGAGCTGCTCGATTCGATCAAGCGCGACACTATTCGTGTCCTGTCGCATGTTCAGGTTCGTCGCGAAGATCCGGAGGAAGAAGAGACACGCCTGCGTCGCGAAGCCGAAGAACTGGCCAGCCGCATGCAGTTCGAACACGCGCCAGCGCCGGGCATCGATCAGCCGTTGCTGGATGAAGAGGGCGGCGAAGTACCTGTTGCAGTCGCTTCGGAACCCGTGCGCAACGACCAGAAACTGGGTCGCAACGAGCTGTGCTGGTGCGGTTCGGGCAAGAAATTCAAGCACTGTCACGGCCAGATCAACTAA
- a CDS encoding putative 2-dehydropantoate 2-reductase → MAVIWHVLGAGSLGSLWAARLSRAGLPVRLILRDADRLAAYHANGGCVTLVENAVPHAYAVEAQTAEQQAPIERLLVACKAYDAEQAVAQLTPRLTANADVILLQNGMGSQDAVAARIPHARCIFASSTEGAFRESDWCVRFAGHGFTWLGDPANPAAPQFLQDLHDSSIPHEWTPDILSRLWRKLAINCAINPLTVLHDCRNGGLLEHGCEVATLCAELAQLLECCGQPAAAQELHSEVLRVITATAANYASMHQDVAHRRRTEISYLLGFACAAAIRHRCPTPHLQHLQARLTAHLASKGLRTD, encoded by the coding sequence ATGGCGGTGATCTGGCATGTGCTGGGGGCCGGCAGCCTGGGCAGCCTGTGGGCGGCACGTCTGAGCCGGGCAGGTCTGCCGGTGCGCCTGATACTGCGCGACGCCGATCGGCTGGCGGCGTATCACGCCAATGGTGGCTGCGTGACGCTGGTCGAAAACGCTGTGCCGCATGCCTATGCCGTCGAAGCGCAGACGGCTGAGCAGCAAGCGCCCATCGAACGGCTGCTGGTTGCCTGCAAGGCCTACGACGCTGAGCAGGCTGTTGCGCAACTGACGCCGCGTCTGACGGCCAACGCCGACGTCATCCTGCTGCAGAACGGTATGGGCAGTCAGGATGCGGTGGCCGCTCGAATACCACACGCTCGCTGCATTTTCGCGTCCAGTACCGAAGGCGCGTTTCGAGAGTCGGACTGGTGCGTCAGGTTCGCCGGCCATGGTTTCACCTGGTTGGGTGATCCCGCAAACCCGGCTGCACCGCAGTTTTTGCAGGACCTGCACGACAGCAGTATCCCGCACGAATGGACGCCGGACATTCTCTCTCGCCTGTGGCGCAAGCTGGCGATCAATTGCGCGATCAACCCGCTGACGGTGCTCCACGATTGCCGAAATGGCGGTTTGCTGGAACACGGCTGCGAGGTTGCGACGTTATGCGCAGAACTGGCTCAGTTGCTGGAGTGCTGCGGCCAGCCCGCCGCCGCGCAGGAGTTGCACAGCGAAGTGCTGCGCGTGATCACTGCCACGGCGGCCAACTACGCGTCGATGCATCAGGACGTCGCCCACCGGCGCCGCACCGAAATCAGCTACCTGCTTGGCTTCGCGTGTGCTGCCGCCATCCGCCATCGCTGCCCGACGCCCCACCTGCAGCATTTGCAGGCGCGTCTGACAGCTCATCTGGCAAGCAAGGGTTTGCGTACTGACTAG
- the argJ gene encoding bifunctional glutamate N-acetyltransferase/amino-acid acetyltransferase ArgJ: MAVGLGPLPALHPVPGFELGISSAGIKRPGRKDVVVMRCAEGSSVAGVFTLNAFCAAPVILAKQRVQGVVRYLLTNTGNANAGTGEPGLAAARRTCEALAQLTGVDASAVLPYSTGVIGEPLPVEKIEGALQAALDDLSVDNWAAAATGIMTTDTLPKGASRQFTHDGVTITVTGISKGAGMIRPNMATMLGYIATDAKVSQSVLQDLIRDGANKSFNRITIDGDTSTNDCCMLIATGQADLPEITEAKGPLFEALKKAVFDVCMDVAQAIVRDGEGATKFVTVEVNGGGNHQECLDVGYAVSHSPLIKTALFASDPNWGRILAAVGRAGVPNLDVSKIDVFLGGVCIASQGCRATTYTEEQGSAVMAEEEITIRIELGRGDCSETIWTTDLSHEYVKINAEYRT; the protein is encoded by the coding sequence ATGGCTGTTGGTCTTGGTCCTTTGCCTGCGTTGCACCCGGTTCCCGGTTTTGAACTCGGCATTTCTTCTGCCGGCATCAAGCGTCCGGGGCGCAAGGACGTCGTGGTCATGCGCTGTGCCGAAGGCTCCAGCGTTGCCGGTGTCTTCACGTTGAACGCGTTTTGCGCCGCTCCGGTCATTCTGGCCAAGCAGCGTGTGCAGGGCGTTGTGCGTTACCTGCTGACCAACACTGGCAATGCCAATGCGGGTACCGGCGAGCCGGGTCTGGCTGCGGCGCGTCGTACCTGCGAAGCGCTGGCGCAACTGACGGGCGTTGATGCGTCTGCAGTGCTGCCGTATTCAACGGGCGTAATCGGCGAGCCGTTGCCTGTGGAAAAGATCGAAGGCGCCCTGCAAGCCGCGCTCGACGATCTGTCTGTGGATAACTGGGCCGCTGCGGCAACCGGGATCATGACCACCGATACCTTGCCCAAAGGCGCAAGCCGCCAGTTCACTCACGATGGCGTCACCATCACCGTGACCGGCATCAGTAAGGGCGCGGGCATGATTCGCCCGAACATGGCGACCATGCTCGGTTACATCGCGACCGATGCCAAAGTTTCGCAGAGCGTCTTGCAAGACCTGATCCGCGACGGCGCCAACAAGTCGTTCAACCGCATCACCATCGATGGCGATACCTCGACCAACGACTGCTGCATGTTGATCGCGACCGGCCAGGCTGATCTGCCCGAAATCACCGAAGCCAAAGGCCCGCTGTTCGAGGCTTTGAAGAAGGCCGTGTTCGACGTCTGCATGGACGTCGCTCAGGCCATCGTGCGCGACGGCGAAGGCGCGACCAAATTCGTGACTGTCGAAGTCAATGGCGGTGGCAATCATCAGGAATGCCTGGACGTCGGCTATGCCGTCTCTCACTCACCCCTGATCAAGACCGCGCTGTTCGCCTCCGACCCGAACTGGGGGCGTATCCTGGCCGCTGTCGGCCGTGCGGGCGTGCCGAATCTGGACGTGAGCAAGATCGATGTATTCCTCGGTGGCGTCTGTATCGCCAGCCAAGGCTGCCGAGCGACCACCTACACCGAAGAGCAGGGTTCGGCGGTCATGGCTGAAGAAGAAATCACCATCCGTATCGAACTGGGTCGTGGTGATTGCAGCGAAACCATCTGGACCACCGATCTTTCTCACGAGTACGTGAAGATCAACGCGGAATACCGCACCTGA
- a CDS encoding Nudix family hydrolase has translation MKRVHVAAAVIRGADDKVLIARRADSQHQGGLWEFPGGKVEAGETVEAALARELQEELGIVVTTARPLIKVCHDYPDKQVLLDVWEVSAFTGEPHGAEGQPLAWATPRELASYEFPAANQPIVAAARLPGEYLITPDGLDNIELLRGVQKAIAGGIKLVQLRAPGGYDPKYRDLAVDAAGLCAGKAQLMLKGPLEWLGDFPSAGWHLTAEQLRKYASRGRPFPEHRWLAASCHNAEELALAEQMGVDFVTLSPVQPTLTHPDAQPLGWEQATQLIAGFNKPVFLLGGVGPAERQKAWEGGAQGVAGIRAFWPDEIV, from the coding sequence GTGAAACGAGTGCATGTGGCCGCCGCTGTTATCCGTGGCGCAGACGACAAAGTCCTGATCGCCCGACGTGCCGACAGCCAGCACCAGGGCGGGCTCTGGGAGTTTCCCGGTGGCAAGGTCGAGGCGGGCGAGACCGTTGAGGCGGCACTCGCACGTGAACTGCAGGAAGAGCTGGGCATCGTGGTGACCACTGCTCGTCCATTAATCAAGGTGTGCCACGATTATCCGGACAAGCAAGTGCTGCTGGATGTGTGGGAGGTTTCTGCATTCACCGGCGAGCCGCATGGCGCAGAAGGTCAGCCGTTGGCCTGGGCGACGCCTCGGGAGCTGGCCAGCTATGAGTTTCCGGCGGCCAACCAGCCGATTGTCGCAGCGGCACGCTTGCCTGGCGAATACCTGATCACGCCTGACGGGCTGGACAACATCGAGTTGTTGCGTGGCGTGCAGAAAGCAATCGCCGGTGGTATCAAGCTGGTTCAGTTGCGGGCACCGGGCGGCTACGATCCGAAGTATCGCGATCTGGCAGTCGATGCAGCGGGCTTGTGCGCAGGCAAGGCGCAACTCATGCTCAAAGGCCCTCTGGAGTGGCTGGGGGACTTTCCGTCCGCTGGCTGGCACCTCACGGCGGAACAGCTGCGCAAGTACGCCAGCCGCGGCCGTCCGTTCCCTGAGCATCGCTGGTTGGCTGCGTCCTGTCACAACGCAGAAGAACTGGCCCTGGCCGAACAGATGGGCGTGGATTTCGTCACCCTGTCACCGGTCCAGCCAACCCTGACCCATCCAGATGCACAGCCACTGGGCTGGGAGCAGGCGACACAGTTGATCGCAGGCTTCAACAAACCGGTTTTTCTGTTGGGTGGGGTAGGCCCTGCGGAACGTCAAAAAGCCTGGGAAGGCGGCGCGCAAGGCGTGGCTGGAATCCGCGCGTTCTGGCCTGACGAGATCGTCTGA
- a CDS encoding glutathione S-transferase family protein produces the protein MSLHLIIGDKRYSSWSLRPWLVLEMTGAPFTDQVIRLNQPDTRQNILKYSPTGKVPALQCEHGTIIDSLAICEYLVERFPDAALWPSDTAARAQARSACAQMHSGFVSLRSNMPMDLRHDQALEVIPVDTQNDIDRIVALWAECHAAAAESGPFLFGKPSIADAFFAPVAIRLRSYRVELPAEALAYIETIYHWPAFKRWQQAGLQES, from the coding sequence ATGAGCCTGCATCTGATTATCGGCGACAAACGCTACTCCTCCTGGTCGCTGCGTCCATGGCTGGTGCTGGAAATGACCGGCGCGCCGTTCACCGATCAGGTGATCCGCCTCAACCAGCCTGATACCCGCCAGAACATCCTCAAATACTCTCCGACCGGCAAGGTGCCTGCACTTCAGTGCGAACACGGCACGATCATCGATTCTCTGGCGATCTGTGAATACCTGGTCGAGCGCTTCCCTGATGCGGCGCTATGGCCGAGCGACACCGCTGCCCGAGCTCAAGCTCGCTCGGCATGCGCGCAGATGCACAGCGGTTTCGTCAGCCTGCGCTCGAACATGCCGATGGACCTGCGCCATGATCAAGCGCTGGAAGTGATTCCGGTCGACACCCAGAACGACATCGACCGCATCGTCGCGCTGTGGGCCGAGTGCCACGCCGCGGCTGCTGAAAGCGGTCCGTTCCTGTTCGGTAAACCGAGTATTGCCGATGCGTTCTTCGCACCTGTGGCGATTCGTTTGCGCAGCTATCGTGTCGAGTTGCCGGCAGAAGCGCTGGCTTACATCGAAACCATCTACCACTGGCCTGCCTTCAAGCGCTGGCAGCAGGCTGGTCTGCAGGAGTCCTGA